The following is a genomic window from Paenibacillus sp. FSL R5-0766.
TGATCAATGGGAGCTGGTCTGGAATGATGAGTTTAACGGGCCTTCGATTGATGCTTCCAAATGGACCGTGCAGGATACAGGACTCGTTTATAACAATGAAATGCAATATTATAGCCCCGATAACACTCGCATTACAAAAGATCAGAATCGAAGCGTGTTGCAGATTGAAGCAAAAAAGGGTCCGAAAAACGGTAAAGATTACAGCTCTGGCAAACTGATCTCCATGGGAAAAGGCGACTGGACCTACGGTAAAGTAGTTGTACGTGCGAAGCTTCCGATTGAAAAAGGCATGTGGCCTGCCATATGGATGATGCCAACAGATGAAGCACATTATGGTGGATGGCCTGCCTCTGGAGAAATCGATATTATGGAGCTAATTGGTGGCAAAGAGAGTAATAACAAGGTATATAGCACATTGCATTATGACAGTGTGAAGCCTGTCGGTTCCCATGGACATGATCAGGGAAGCCTTACTCTTCCGAAGGGAGAAACTTTTACTGACGATTATCATGATTTCCAGGTGGAATGGTTGCCGGGTATGATTCGTTTCTATGTGGATGGAAAGCTACATCATGAAGTGACCAACTGGCAAACGAAGGCCGCGGGCCAACCCGAGTATTATACGTTCCCTGCACCATTTGATCGTCCATTCTATCTGATTCTGAATCTGGCAGTTGGAGGAGACTGGCCGGGGGCACCTGAAAGCAACTTCACTTCCGAAAAGATGAATGTTGATTTTGTGCGAGTATATTCTTACAAAAATCTAGACACATGGCCTGATGTAACAACAAATCCCATCGAGCCTGCACAACAGCGTGACCCACAAGCCGATGGCAATCAAATATACAATGATCGTTTTGCGGAAGGGTCTGCAGACAATGGAGTGCCTCTTCAGTGGAAATTCATCACAAATGCTGATGGAGCTGGCAGTGTCAAAGTTGTAACGGATGAGCAGAAAGGGAAAGCAGCAGAAGTTACCATTGATGCATCGGGTACTGAAAACTACTCGGTTCAACTCACTCAGATGCCGATGTACATCAAGAAAAACAAAAAGTACAAAATACAATTTGATGCGAAAGCATCTGCTAACCGTACAATCATGTCCAAACTGAACCAATTTGAAAAAAGCTGGACCAATTATTCGGGTGATAACACCTTTGAACTCACGACAGATTGGCAATCCTATGACTATACCTTCAATATGCGGGATGGCACGGATAACAATGCCAGATTCGAATTTAATCTGGGGTTGGATGATACAACCGTTTCGTTTGCCAATGTCAGACTGATCGAGGTGGGTGAGGCTGATCCGTTAACTGTCGAACGAAACGCGCTACCTGATGGCAACTTTATTTACAATGGCACATTCGATCAAGGCAAGGAGCGTCTGGGATTCTGGTCAAGCAGCATTCAGGACAGTGCGGCAGCCAATATAAGTGTAAATAACTTTTCGAAATTCCCGATTATGGAGCGTCAGCTGGTTGTTGATGTTACTCAAACGAATGGTGACCCACAGCAAGTTTCGGTGAACCAATCGGATTTGAAGTTGGAAGCGAATACAACGTATGGTTTCTCCTTAGATGCCAAGGCAGATACAACGCGAAGCATCGACATTGATGTTGTCAGTAGTAATGGGCATACAGTACAGGCTCATCAAGGACAAAACCTCTCCTTGAACCAAGAAATGAAAACATTCACTGGAGAAATCATCATTGGAGATGGAGCATCAATCGCACAATCCGAGCTAAGAATGTTATTCGGCAGTACTGAAGGTAAGGTATATGTGGACAATGTTCGTCTGACGAAACGCGGCAAACCTCTGTCAGTGAATGGCTACGCACATGTACCTGCAACCGAAGCCTGGATGATGCAGGGTTTACAACTGGAGGACTCCGTAGAAGGAGGAAAACATGTCAGTTACATGGATCAGGGAGATCTGCTGCAATATAAAATCGATGTAGCTCACGACGGAGTATATGTTCTGTCTGCCCGAATGGCCAGTGGAAAAAGTGACTCTAGCGTTCGTTTCAGCATCAAAGACGAACAAGGGATAATTGTCGCACAATCTGACCTCAATCTCGGAGATACAGGTGGATGGCAGAAATACAAAACGGTTTATTTCCCTCCAGTTTCCTTAAATGCAGGAAGCCAATATTATGTTGACTTTGAAGGCGAGAATTATAATACACGCTGGATAGACATTTCACAAAATAAAGTTCAAAATGGAAAACTTGCAGCAGACCTGAACTACTGGGAGCTGATTCCCGATGTTCTGACAGCCACATATGCAGAAAATGCCGGCGTGACGATTGACATGCCCGGCACGAGTACGGATTGGTGGGATGCTTTGCTGCAACAAGGTCAGATCAAACTGGATGCAAACAAAACATACCGACTTACCTTCGAGGCATCTACTTCCAGTCCTAAATCCATGCAAGCGGTTCTTTCTCAGAATGCAGGGGATTTTGTGAAGTATTTTGAAGAAGAAGTAGAATTAACCACAGATCAAAAGTCGTATAGTTATACCTTCACCATGGGAGATACCTCAGATTCGGCAGCTATGCTTGCATTTGGATTAGGATATCCGCTTTCTACAGGTGAACACTCGATTCACATCCATAACGTGCAATTATATGAAGTTAATCCGAATGCAGATCAAGGAGGTCAGCCAGCTCATGTTAACCTTATTCCTAATGGAGACTTCTCCAAAGGTAAGGAAGGTTGGTTTACCCACGCGGACGGTAATGCAGCGGACCTTGAGATGCAAGTTAGCAATCAACAGCTTCAAGCCAAGATTGGCCATGCAGGCCAGCATCCATGGGATCGTCAAGTCATCAATGAAGGATTTGGCATACAGCAAGGTTTTAAATATAAATTGACGTTTAAAGCCAAAGCGGAGAAGTCCAGGAAATTGGGTTTGGGGATTGGATGGGTCGATGCAGCTGCCAACTATGAATGGCATGGGTTCTTTGGGGCACGAGTTGATTTGACTCCAGAAGAACAGGAGTTCACGTTTACTTTTGATGCAACAGAAGACAGCTATGCGAATACTCGAATTTCATTTGATCTGGGTAACATTGATGGTGAGCAAGATGGCAACACAACCGTCTCATTATCCGAGGTCAGCTTGATTAATCTGGGTCCTGCCAATTAACTTCTGAATTCTCTATAATTTGTCTTATATGCTTGCCTAATTCTCTTATTACCTATGCACGCAGAATAAAGTTGTCCAGGAATGACATCATAAAGAAGTAGTATACATCTCAGTTTCCAGAGGAGGATATCTTGTATGGCTGACCAGAAGAAAAGAAAAGAAGCTGCCTGGAAGTCACGAAAGCAAGAACAGCATCCCCATGGCAAAATCAAATCGCTTAAAGAATTATCCAGCGAATATGAAGAGAAACCTACTACGAATTAAGCAAGAGACTGTCAGTGAACATTGCTGGCAGTCTTTTCTTCATATATTGCAGACATTGAGCGATACGTACTTACTCTATTCTAAAAACGAATGAATGCAAGATATAATGCCTGGATAGTTCGTAAATAACTGTGAACAAATCGTTAATTCATTGACATTGCATGTAATTTTAATTAGAATACGAAATGGACTTCAGGTTGAAAACAGATATGAGTATCTTTATGTTTAGTTTAGAGCTTAGCTGTTGAATCTTTAAATCCTAACAACGAATATAGGAGCGACAATATTACAATCCTATATGAAGATTAGGATTTTTTGTTTTTAGCTTTGGAGTATAATTTGAAAGTTGGAGGCTGGCTTTACCATGGACAAATGGTTCAAACTTAAAGAACGAGGCACGAGCATCCCCACAGAAATTATCGCAGGGGTTACAACATTTTTCACAATGGTATACATAGTTATCGTAAACCCAGGAATACTCAGCAGCACAGGCATGGACTTTAACGGAGTATTCATAGCAACGGTGCTGGCAAGTATTGTGGGAACTCTGATTATGGGAATATGGTCCAATTATCCAATCGTCATTGCGCCGGGTATGGGCCTGAATGCATTCTTTGCCTATAGCGTAGTTGCCGGGTATGGCGTGTCATGGCAGGTTGCACTGGGAGCCGTATTTATAGCAGGGATTTTGTTTATTATTTTATCACTGACTTCATTCCGTTACATGTTGCTTGATGCAATTCCTGCTAGCTTAAAACATGCCATAACCGCAGGGATCGGATTGTTTATTACAACGGTAGGTTTGCAAAATGCCGGGATTATTGCCGATTCAGAATCGAATTTGATTACGATCGGAAACTTGGCTGAGCCAATGGCTTATCTGACTATTATCGGATTGATTATTACCGTTGTGCTGATGGCTTATAATGTGAAAGGTTACCTTTTCATTGGAATGGTGGTAACAGCGATACTTGCCTGGATCATGGGACTATTCCAAATGCCGGAATCGATTGTATCCATGCCGCAAGGCCTCGCGTCAACGGCTTTGCAACTGGATCTGGCAGGGGTATTCTCGAATGGCTTATATACAATCATATTTACCTTCTTGTTGATCACGCTGTTTGATACGACAGGCACGATGCTCGGCGTTGCTGAACAAGCAGGATTGCTTAAGGATGGTAAATTCCCACGCTCGCGTGGCGCATTATTGGCAGATGCCGTAGGAACAACCAGTGGCGCTTTGCTCGGAACAAGCCCAACATCAGCTTATATCGAATCCAGCACAGGGGTAGCTGCAGGAGGAAGAACGGGACTGACAGCGGTAACGGTAAGTGTACTGCTTGCGCTGACCTTGTTCTTCACACCAATCGTAAGTGTAATATCAAGCATTCCGGCGATCACTTCTCCGGCACTGATCATTGTTGGATACTTTATGATTAACGTTATCAGCAAAATCAAATGGGATGATCTCGAAGAAGCATTTCCTGCCTTCCTGATTATCATCCTTACTCCATTGACGCATAGTATTGCGACAGGCATCGGCGTAGGTTTCATCTTTTATCCGGTACTCAAGCTGCTTCGTGGAAAAGGTAAAGATGTTCATCCAATCTTCTACATTTTTGCAGTATTGTTCTTCATTCAACTTGTGTTCCTGGACCACTAAAACTGTCTTATCCTATGGAGAACTGCTCTCAACAAGCAGCTCTCTTTTTTTTGTAGTTCATACTCCGTTCATATTCCCGTCACGAAGGGGACATCTTCGATGGTTACACTAGACCTATGTCGCAAGAGCGGCTCTACAGATATAATGGACAGGAGAAGATGGATTTGGAAAAAACAGTGGAAGTAACAACAACGGGGACTAAGGGCCGTAAAAAACGGAACTTATGGTTAAAAATAATAGGTGGTATTATCGGCGCGCTGGTGCTGTTCATGGGCATCACGTTTGTCGTTCATACGATAAGTAATGGGGTAGAGAAAAAGAAAATCGAATCGTACGGCCAATATGTCAATGTCGACGGGAAAAATATGAATGTGTCCATTCAAGGCAGCGGCGAACAAACCATTGTGCTTCTTCCTGGACAAGGAACTCCGTCACCAGTGCTAGATTTCAAATTGTTAGTCGATGAATTGACGCCTGATTACAAAGTTGTGGCGATTGAGCCTTTCGGTTATGGGTTAAGTGATCAAACCGAAACGGAGAGAACCACCGAGAATATTGTTAGTGAAATTCATGAAGCTGTACAGCAGCTCGGTATAGATCGTTATATTCTGATGGGGCATTCCATCACGGGACTGTACGCAGCGACGTATGTGAACACGTATCCGGATGAAGTCTCTGCTTTTGTCGGGATCGATAGCAGTGTTCCGAATCAACCTGGCATGGATGTTAAATTACCTTTGAACTTAATGAAATTCCTTCAAAAATCAGGCTTAATGAGAGTACTCAATAAAGTGAGTGGTGATTCATATGCATCACTTGCCTATGATGAACATACCAAAGAACAGATGAAGTTGATTTCGAATCAAGTCTCGACAAATCCGACTTTAGTAAATGAGCTTAAACATCTGGGTTCCAATTTCAAAAATGGAGAAAAACTCACGTATCCTCGTGATCTGCCAGTGCTTCTCTTTGTACTTTCCAATAACGAGAAAAACCCGCAGTGGATTCCGCTACATGAAGAACAAGCCAAACAATCCGCGCAGGGCAAAATGATCCCTATGGAAGGTTCACATTACCTGCATCATACGAAATACAAAGAAATTGCCGAGGAATTCAAATCTTACATGAAACAAATCCAATAGGATGATTGATCATTGAACTGCGGTGATAATTGAAGGCAGGATTGAGGGGATACCCTGATCCTGCCTTCTTTCTTTTTTTTGGATAACTACTGTACCAAATGTTCCAGATCCGGCTGCAATTTGGTCCGCAAAACATATAACATGATGGCCCCAACTAGGAACGCGGCGGCATCAGCAATAACAAGTGACCAGATCACTCCATGAAAGCCATTCATTTGATTAGCGATATACAATACAGGAATTAACGTAACTCCTTGAATTATGGACATAACAAACGCGGCTGTTCCTTGGGCTGTTGCTTGGAAGATCCCCATAAACAAAGAAGTCATTCCTGTAATGAACAAGGATAAAAAGGTTACATGAAGAATGTAGCTACCCATTTCAATTAATTGCGGGTCCGTCGTAAATAAACCAATCAAGTGGTCAGAGATCAGATAAACGATAACACCAAACAGGACGGCTAAGCCCAAAATAGCTTT
Proteins encoded in this region:
- a CDS encoding DUF6254 family protein, whose amino-acid sequence is MADQKKRKEAAWKSRKQEQHPHGKIKSLKELSSEYEEKPTTN
- a CDS encoding alpha/beta hydrolase is translated as MEKTVEVTTTGTKGRKKRNLWLKIIGGIIGALVLFMGITFVVHTISNGVEKKKIESYGQYVNVDGKNMNVSIQGSGEQTIVLLPGQGTPSPVLDFKLLVDELTPDYKVVAIEPFGYGLSDQTETERTTENIVSEIHEAVQQLGIDRYILMGHSITGLYAATYVNTYPDEVSAFVGIDSSVPNQPGMDVKLPLNLMKFLQKSGLMRVLNKVSGDSYASLAYDEHTKEQMKLISNQVSTNPTLVNELKHLGSNFKNGEKLTYPRDLPVLLFVLSNNEKNPQWIPLHEEQAKQSAQGKMIPMEGSHYLHHTKYKEIAEEFKSYMKQIQ
- a CDS encoding carbohydrate binding domain-containing protein; translated protein: MRKGLACMVAWSLMASLVYPATAGAESVQGQAEVGNVQAKSLHFSVPYTDLTGHWSQSAVTRLQDLNLLKGYTDGTFKPSQVISRAEFVMILDRAFGFTGNAATGSYADMTSDDWYYDVMVRANGSGIIEGTDREHLSPQQPITRQDAAVMVDRAFQLSAVTNEDSEQLKFQDADDISGYAKKALTYLVNENILKGFQGKLNPKAPITRAETAELLSAMIADVKSTPGTYESRVDGNLIIKSTDVTLKNMIVNGNLLLAEGIGEGSVVLQGVTVTGSVIIKGGGSHSININNSKLKRVVVDKRGEPVRVAITEESNIQEMHVKQKSILEISSNSLIDSMNIHAEASQTRMDTKGTIQKLSVDADDVVINGEKVKQGLRTSMVGEAQQPASSQPGGSTNVTSTPTPSSPDGQSPSTPSTPSNPAGEKPVPATTIPHDQWELVWNDEFNGPSIDASKWTVQDTGLVYNNEMQYYSPDNTRITKDQNRSVLQIEAKKGPKNGKDYSSGKLISMGKGDWTYGKVVVRAKLPIEKGMWPAIWMMPTDEAHYGGWPASGEIDIMELIGGKESNNKVYSTLHYDSVKPVGSHGHDQGSLTLPKGETFTDDYHDFQVEWLPGMIRFYVDGKLHHEVTNWQTKAAGQPEYYTFPAPFDRPFYLILNLAVGGDWPGAPESNFTSEKMNVDFVRVYSYKNLDTWPDVTTNPIEPAQQRDPQADGNQIYNDRFAEGSADNGVPLQWKFITNADGAGSVKVVTDEQKGKAAEVTIDASGTENYSVQLTQMPMYIKKNKKYKIQFDAKASANRTIMSKLNQFEKSWTNYSGDNTFELTTDWQSYDYTFNMRDGTDNNARFEFNLGLDDTTVSFANVRLIEVGEADPLTVERNALPDGNFIYNGTFDQGKERLGFWSSSIQDSAAANISVNNFSKFPIMERQLVVDVTQTNGDPQQVSVNQSDLKLEANTTYGFSLDAKADTTRSIDIDVVSSNGHTVQAHQGQNLSLNQEMKTFTGEIIIGDGASIAQSELRMLFGSTEGKVYVDNVRLTKRGKPLSVNGYAHVPATEAWMMQGLQLEDSVEGGKHVSYMDQGDLLQYKIDVAHDGVYVLSARMASGKSDSSVRFSIKDEQGIIVAQSDLNLGDTGGWQKYKTVYFPPVSLNAGSQYYVDFEGENYNTRWIDISQNKVQNGKLAADLNYWELIPDVLTATYAENAGVTIDMPGTSTDWWDALLQQGQIKLDANKTYRLTFEASTSSPKSMQAVLSQNAGDFVKYFEEEVELTTDQKSYSYTFTMGDTSDSAAMLAFGLGYPLSTGEHSIHIHNVQLYEVNPNADQGGQPAHVNLIPNGDFSKGKEGWFTHADGNAADLEMQVSNQQLQAKIGHAGQHPWDRQVINEGFGIQQGFKYKLTFKAKAEKSRKLGLGIGWVDAAANYEWHGFFGARVDLTPEEQEFTFTFDATEDSYANTRISFDLGNIDGEQDGNTTVSLSEVSLINLGPAN
- a CDS encoding NCS2 family permease gives rise to the protein MDKWFKLKERGTSIPTEIIAGVTTFFTMVYIVIVNPGILSSTGMDFNGVFIATVLASIVGTLIMGIWSNYPIVIAPGMGLNAFFAYSVVAGYGVSWQVALGAVFIAGILFIILSLTSFRYMLLDAIPASLKHAITAGIGLFITTVGLQNAGIIADSESNLITIGNLAEPMAYLTIIGLIITVVLMAYNVKGYLFIGMVVTAILAWIMGLFQMPESIVSMPQGLASTALQLDLAGVFSNGLYTIIFTFLLITLFDTTGTMLGVAEQAGLLKDGKFPRSRGALLADAVGTTSGALLGTSPTSAYIESSTGVAAGGRTGLTAVTVSVLLALTLFFTPIVSVISSIPAITSPALIIVGYFMINVISKIKWDDLEEAFPAFLIIILTPLTHSIATGIGVGFIFYPVLKLLRGKGKDVHPIFYIFAVLFFIQLVFLDH